The sequence below is a genomic window from Streptomyces sp. B21-105.
CTCCACGGCGGCCACCACCATGGGGGAACTCCGGCGCAGTCGGCTGCTGGGCGTCCCCCTGGAGTCGCCCGCGGTCATCGACAGCTCCGGCGAACTCTCGAGGGAGCCAGCCGCTTTCTACGCAGGCGGCGCGATCGTTCCCGCAGCCGGGCACAAGGGCTACGCCCTCGCGCTGATGGCCGCCGCTCTCGGGGCGCTCTCCGGAGGCCATACCGCAGACGGCCGCCTCGCCGGATCGTTCCTGCTCGTCATCCGCCCGGCTTCGGAGACCTACGCGACGGAACTGAGAGTGGCCCTGGACAGGGTCAGAAGTACGGACGGCGTGCGTGTCCCCGGTGACCGCCCTGGCCGTACCGGACATCAGGAGGAGCAGTTCAAGGTGGCTGTCCCGGTCGTAGTACTGCAGGAGATCAATCGGATCCGGGAAGGGAGGAACCGGTGACGAACGACAGGGCGGTGGTGCTCGTCGGATGCGGTTACGCCGCGGACTTCTATGTCGCCTGCCTCACCAGTTACCCGCACCTCAAGCTGGTCGGTGCCTACGACATCGACCAGGAACGGGCGACGACGTTCTGCGGCTTCCATGGGATAACCCGCTTCGGCAGCCTGACGGAGGCACTCGATCAGGACGCGATCGTCGCGAACCTGACGACGATCGAGAGCCACCACGAGGTCACCAAGGCGGCGCTGCTCAGGGGGCGGCACGTCTTCAGCGAGAAGCCGCTGGCGCTAGCGCAGGCCGAGACGGACGAGCTCCGGCACCTCGCCGAAACCCGCGGGCTTCTGCTGGCGTCGGCGCCGAGCACCTCGCTCGGCCCCTGCTATGGCGCCGTACGGGAGGCATTGCACGGTGGCCTCATCGGCCGACCCCTCGTCGTGCATGCCAATCTTGAGGACGGTGCCGTTCACAGGATGGACTACCGGAACTGGATCAGTCCCTCCGGTCAGCCCTGGCCGGCCCGCCACGAGTTCGCCGCTGGCCCCATTCTGGAGCACGCTGGCTACCAACTCACCTGGCTGGTCCGACTGTTCGGCGGGGTGAAGCAGATGACGGGGATGACGACGACCGTGGAGCCCGCGCCCCGGCCGAAGGAGGCGACCGACTGGAGATTCGGCCCGAACCTGGCCCTGTGGAGTCTCACCCATGACAGCGGCGTCGTGACGCGGCTGAGTGCCGGAGGAGTGGCCCCCCGTGACTACTCCATGCGGATCTTTGGCGAGGAGGGCGTACTTGAGGTGGAGGACGTGATGCGTCTGAACTCACCCGTCGCGTATCGGCGTTCGGCCTCGGTGACGGAACACAGCCGGATCGGCTATCTCGGACCCACTGAGCGCCTGCGCTACGACACGCCCCCACCTCCCTACGACGACACCCACTACATCGACTTCGCGGCCGGCCTGGCAGAGATGGCGGACTGCCTGGACGGTCCCGGTGCACCCCGGCTCGGCCTTCCGCTGTCGGCACACGTCCTTGAGCTGACGCTGGAACTCATCACATCAGGGGCCCGGACCGTACGCCCCACGACACGATACGGCGAACCGCGAGAGACGAGGACGCCCCGATGACCGCCCTGTCGTCGCCTCCCTCGCCGGACGAGGTGAGCCACTTCCAGTCAATGCTTGCCGAATTCCGGCGACTCAGCGTCGAGCCTCGCGGGGAGGCCGACCGCTTCCAGTTCCTCTGCGACCAGATGTTCACGGTATTCAGCGCATCCGGCATTTGGGAAGCCGACCGCGAGCACGATCGGCTCCTCCCCGGGGACGACAACCTCGACACCGGCAATCCGGCCTTCCATCCGCCGGACGTGTTCATGAACACGATGGTGAAACTGGCCAGCGATCCTGAGAACCTTCGCGGCTACTACGGGGGCTTCGCCCGCGACGATCTCCGGAGCGCGGTGCAAGAGTTCCTGCGGCGCACCGGGCTGCTGAGCGCCGACCAGACGGTGGACGTCGTGGCGGGCGCCGGCACAGTCCACCTCTATGACCTGCTGTGTCGGCACCTTGTGCGCCGCCCCAACGACGTCGTTCTCAGCGCGCATCCCTTCTACGGCTTCTTCCTCCCGCACGCCGAGCGCTCCGGAGGACAGACTCGGCTCGTGCGGCCCGACGACGGCTACCGGTGCTCAGGCAGTCTGGTCGCGTCCTCCATCTCGGCCGTCAACGACGAACTGCACCAGGGCTGGGCCACGACGGTCGGGCACAGGTTCCGGGCGTTCCTTACCGATGCCGCCCCTCACCTGGGTCTCTGCGTCCCGCCCCTATGGGTCGAGGAGGTCGGCAGAGCGCTCGATCGCGTTCGTACCTGGCCGGACTTCCCGGAGCAGTGCGACGGGGAGGTCTTGGATCTCCTCGGTCCGCTCCTGGCCGAAGTCGGGCTCCCCTGGCCTGCGCTCGCCCGCGTCGGCAAGCTGCCGACCGTGCCGCGCGTGGTGGCATGGATGCACATCAACCCGAGCCAAGGCGGCGACGTCTACGGCCAGGAACACGTCAGCGCCTTGGCCGAGGTGCTGCGTTACGCCCAAGTACCGCCGATTGAGGACCTGGCCTATCACTCGGTGCGGATCCAACTAGGGGAGCTGGGCTCCTTCTTCCGCACCGGAGTGCCGACGTATCAGCTCCTGGGGCTCTCGAAGCCGTTCGGACTCGCCAACTGCCGGGTCGGCCTGCTGGTCACCGACACCGACGACGGCTACCAACTCGGCCGTCTGGTCGAGACCTCCGCCGGATGGATGCCGACGTTCCATCAGATCGCCCTTCGGGATCTGCTGGCGGACAAGGAAGTCGAACGGTATTTGCGTGAGAACTCGTCCGCGTCGCAGGACAGCTATGCCGCCAAATGCACCGTTGCCCTGGCTGTACTGCGCGGCCGACGCCACGACCCCACACTTTCCGAGGATGGGTTCGCCCACGTGAGCCGCATCGCGGACGAGACCGCCGAGGAGCTGTTCGGACCATTCGGCTCATACCCGCACGCCGCCGGGGTGCCCATCCGTAGCCTGGTCGACGACTTCCTGGCAGATGGACTCAGTGCCTGGCTGTCGGTGCCCCGGCCACCGGAGGCCGGCTTCTTCGTCATGGCGGACTGCACCTCTCTCATCACGTCGGAACTCGGCAGGGCACTGGATCTGCGCAGCGCATTCGATGTCTTCGCTCTGTTCACCCACTTCGCAGGGGTCCGCACCATTCCGGAGGAGGCCATGACGGTGGCGTCCCTGTCGACGGACACGAAACTGCTGCGCCTGAGCTTCTCCGTGCCGTCCCGGACCTGGGTGCACGCCTGTTTCCTGATCTTTCTGCTCCTGCGCCGACTGACTGAGCAAACCTCACACATCGATCGATGACCGACCCCGGTCAGCACAACTCACCACGGAGGGCGTCATGACCGACCTGCAAGGCGAAACAGCGGTTGTCGCCAGCGACGTCGTCAAGACCTTCTTCACCCTCGACCGACAGCAAGGGTTCCTCGGTGGCCTGCGCACACTGGTGATGCCCAGGCGCCGGGCCAAGACCGCGGTGGACCGGATGTCCTTGACCGTCCGCTACGGCGAGCTCGTGGCACTGCTGGGTCCGAACGGTGCGGGCAAGTCCACCACCATCAAACTGCTGACCGGAATCCTGGCGCCGACGGCTGGTTCCGTGCAGGTAGGCGGTATCGATCCGCACCGTCACAGGGAACAGAACGCCAGAGGCATCGGAGCGGTCTTCGGGCAACGTACCCAGCTGTGGTGGGACTTGCCTGCCCGTGAGTCACTGGCGATCCTCCGGGACATCTTCGAGGTCGACGAGTCGGACTATCGAAAGCGCCTCACCGAATACGACGACCTTCTACAGTTGTCCGAGTTCTGGGACACGCGAGTGCGTCATCTGTCCCTGGGACAACGTGTCCGGTGCGACCTGGCCGCAGCGCTGCTGCACGACCCGATGATCGTGTTCCTGGACGAGCCCACCATCGGGATGGACGTCGTCGTGAAGGAGCAGGTCCGCGAGTTCCTGCGGCACCAGGTCGAACGCCGGGGCCGCGCGGTTCTGCTGACCACCCACGACATGACGGAGGTGGACCGGCTCGCCGAGCGAGTGGTCCTCATCAATCAAGGCCGGCTCGCCTTCGACGGCTCCTTGGAGGAGCTGCGCCATCGATACGGCGAGACATGGCAGGTGCACATCACCTTCGCCGAGCCGCAAGACCGTCCGACCGTGGAGGGACTCACGCTCGTTCGCTGGGACGGCGCGCGAGCGGTGTACGGGCCCGGACCTGTCGGCGGCGCAGGCCCCGAGGACAATCCACAAAACGCGCTGAAGCGCGTCATTGAGCAGTACGCGATAACGGATGTCGCCATTACCAAGAGCGATCTTGAGGAC
It includes:
- a CDS encoding Gfo/Idh/MocA family protein, producing the protein MTNDRAVVLVGCGYAADFYVACLTSYPHLKLVGAYDIDQERATTFCGFHGITRFGSLTEALDQDAIVANLTTIESHHEVTKAALLRGRHVFSEKPLALAQAETDELRHLAETRGLLLASAPSTSLGPCYGAVREALHGGLIGRPLVVHANLEDGAVHRMDYRNWISPSGQPWPARHEFAAGPILEHAGYQLTWLVRLFGGVKQMTGMTTTVEPAPRPKEATDWRFGPNLALWSLTHDSGVVTRLSAGGVAPRDYSMRIFGEEGVLEVEDVMRLNSPVAYRRSASVTEHSRIGYLGPTERLRYDTPPPPYDDTHYIDFAAGLAEMADCLDGPGAPRLGLPLSAHVLELTLELITSGARTVRPTTRYGEPRETRTPR
- a CDS encoding aminotransferase class I/II-fold pyridoxal phosphate-dependent enzyme; translation: MTALSSPPSPDEVSHFQSMLAEFRRLSVEPRGEADRFQFLCDQMFTVFSASGIWEADREHDRLLPGDDNLDTGNPAFHPPDVFMNTMVKLASDPENLRGYYGGFARDDLRSAVQEFLRRTGLLSADQTVDVVAGAGTVHLYDLLCRHLVRRPNDVVLSAHPFYGFFLPHAERSGGQTRLVRPDDGYRCSGSLVASSISAVNDELHQGWATTVGHRFRAFLTDAAPHLGLCVPPLWVEEVGRALDRVRTWPDFPEQCDGEVLDLLGPLLAEVGLPWPALARVGKLPTVPRVVAWMHINPSQGGDVYGQEHVSALAEVLRYAQVPPIEDLAYHSVRIQLGELGSFFRTGVPTYQLLGLSKPFGLANCRVGLLVTDTDDGYQLGRLVETSAGWMPTFHQIALRDLLADKEVERYLRENSSASQDSYAAKCTVALAVLRGRRHDPTLSEDGFAHVSRIADETAEELFGPFGSYPHAAGVPIRSLVDDFLADGLSAWLSVPRPPEAGFFVMADCTSLITSELGRALDLRSAFDVFALFTHFAGVRTIPEEAMTVASLSTDTKLLRLSFSVPSRTWVHACFLIFLLLRRLTEQTSHIDR
- a CDS encoding ABC transporter ATP-binding protein; amino-acid sequence: MTDLQGETAVVASDVVKTFFTLDRQQGFLGGLRTLVMPRRRAKTAVDRMSLTVRYGELVALLGPNGAGKSTTIKLLTGILAPTAGSVQVGGIDPHRHREQNARGIGAVFGQRTQLWWDLPARESLAILRDIFEVDESDYRKRLTEYDDLLQLSEFWDTRVRHLSLGQRVRCDLAAALLHDPMIVFLDEPTIGMDVVVKEQVREFLRHQVERRGRAVLLTTHDMTEVDRLAERVVLINQGRLAFDGSLEELRHRYGETWQVHITFAEPQDRPTVEGLTLVRWDGARAVYGPGPVGGAGPEDNPQNALKRVIEQYAITDVAITKSDLEDVMRAAYLRAPSSGGNADENRTEVVAG